From a region of the Salinispira pacifica genome:
- the flhA gene encoding flagellar biosynthesis protein FlhA — translation MADIQSQLSTAFLKERSDALVAIGVIIVVMMLIIPLPSIILDTFQASNLVLSLLILLIVLYTVRALDFSIFPTILLVSTVFSLALNVSSTRLILSNGSEFGGQIVRAFGSFVTGAEGAEGLVIGAIIYIIIIAVQFLVITKGATRVAEVAARFTLDALPGKQMAIDAEYSNGSISEQEAQRRKQDLQKEVDFYGAMDGASKFIQGNVTVGILITVVNIVGGLIVGLTIHGEDLNTAVNTYVSLTIGDGLVSQFPSLLVSTATGLIVTRAVSDGSFGRDLTQQFGRQDRVYWIAAIFLFVLAFLPGFPWYVLLPLAAMSAVMAYRLGQRREERETKEKDQAAQKAAAPAEQPQEFPKVAPLDPISLELGYGLVPLVDKEQGAELLERITKIRRETALDLGLIVPRIRIIDNMRLDPSEYCLKIRGVEVGRGILRMGSFLCINPGGVSDEIDGEKTTDPAFGLPAMWISENDRDRAERAGYTVVDPPSIIATHLTELIKRNAESILGRQEVKSLLDGLREDYSAVVEEVQNILGIGEIQKVLQGLLREQVSIRNMVSILESLADYAKIAKDDIPYLIEKVRQGLARQICLQYADDDKIIHVITLDPELEQQLIESRQQTAAGVMPALPPDQHRRWINASMNTVKHVQEMGYLPVVLTQEVTRPLVKAGTRRDIADLVVLSVPEIIPEVNIESIGVISTRENENER, via the coding sequence ATGGCTGATATTCAATCCCAGCTGAGTACCGCCTTTCTCAAAGAGCGCAGCGATGCCCTGGTGGCTATCGGTGTAATTATCGTGGTGATGATGCTGATCATCCCCCTGCCGTCCATTATTCTGGACACATTTCAGGCGTCCAATCTTGTGCTATCCCTGCTCATATTGCTGATCGTGCTCTACACCGTGAGGGCTCTGGATTTTTCCATCTTTCCCACCATTCTTCTGGTGAGTACGGTATTTTCCCTGGCTCTGAATGTGAGTTCAACACGTCTCATTCTCAGCAACGGAAGCGAATTCGGCGGGCAGATTGTACGGGCCTTCGGTAGCTTTGTTACCGGCGCAGAGGGTGCCGAGGGGCTGGTGATCGGTGCCATTATTTACATCATCATTATCGCAGTGCAGTTCCTGGTAATCACCAAGGGTGCCACCAGGGTTGCAGAAGTTGCAGCCCGGTTTACCCTGGACGCTCTTCCCGGAAAACAGATGGCAATTGATGCCGAGTACAGTAACGGCTCCATTTCAGAGCAGGAAGCTCAGAGACGGAAGCAGGATCTCCAGAAGGAAGTGGATTTTTACGGGGCAATGGATGGTGCCAGTAAGTTCATTCAGGGCAACGTAACCGTGGGAATACTCATAACCGTGGTGAATATTGTGGGAGGCCTGATCGTGGGTCTCACCATCCACGGCGAGGATCTGAATACCGCAGTAAATACCTATGTGAGCCTTACAATCGGTGACGGTCTTGTAAGTCAGTTTCCCAGTCTTCTGGTTTCCACCGCAACAGGTCTGATTGTGACCCGGGCGGTGAGCGACGGCAGCTTTGGCCGGGACCTCACCCAACAATTCGGACGTCAGGATCGGGTGTACTGGATTGCAGCCATATTCCTCTTTGTGCTTGCCTTTCTCCCCGGATTCCCGTGGTATGTGCTCCTGCCCCTGGCAGCCATGAGTGCGGTCATGGCCTACCGTCTCGGTCAGCGTCGCGAAGAGCGTGAAACCAAAGAGAAGGATCAGGCGGCCCAGAAAGCCGCAGCCCCCGCAGAACAGCCTCAGGAATTTCCAAAAGTGGCGCCCCTGGATCCCATCAGCCTGGAACTGGGATACGGCTTGGTTCCCCTGGTGGATAAAGAGCAGGGTGCCGAGCTTCTGGAACGGATCACGAAAATACGCCGGGAGACCGCCCTTGATTTGGGCCTGATCGTACCGAGAATCAGGATTATCGATAACATGCGCCTGGATCCCTCGGAGTATTGCCTGAAAATACGGGGAGTTGAAGTGGGCCGGGGAATTCTCAGAATGGGAAGCTTTCTCTGCATCAATCCCGGCGGGGTGAGCGATGAAATAGACGGGGAAAAAACCACAGATCCTGCATTCGGGCTGCCGGCCATGTGGATCAGTGAGAACGACCGGGACCGGGCCGAACGGGCAGGGTACACGGTGGTGGATCCCCCTTCGATTATCGCGACACATCTCACCGAATTGATTAAACGGAATGCGGAAAGCATTCTGGGCAGACAGGAAGTGAAGAGTCTTCTTGACGGACTGCGTGAGGATTATTCAGCTGTGGTGGAAGAAGTGCAGAATATTCTGGGAATCGGAGAGATTCAGAAAGTTCTTCAGGGACTTCTCCGGGAGCAGGTTTCCATACGAAATATGGTGAGCATTCTTGAGAGCCTTGCGGATTATGCGAAAATTGCCAAGGATGATATTCCGTATCTTATTGAGAAGGTCCGCCAGGGTCTGGCCCGGCAGATCTGTCTCCAGTATGCGGACGATGACAAGATTATTCATGTAATTACCCTGGATCCCGAGCTTGAGCAGCAGCTGATAGAGAGCCGCCAGCAAACCGCAGCAGGGGTTATGCCTGCACTTCCGCCGGATCAGCACCGCCGATGGATCAATGCCAGCATGAATACGGTGAAACATGTGCAGGAAATGGGATACCTGCCTGTGGTGCTTACACAGGAGGTGACCCGGCCACTGGTCAAGGCGGGAACCCGCCGGGATATAGCGGATCTGGTGGTGCTTTCGGTGCCTGAGATTATTCCGGAAGTGAATATCGAATCAATTGGTGTAATTTCTACACGTGAGAACGAGAATGAACGGTGA
- the flhF gene encoding flagellar biosynthesis protein FlhF has protein sequence MSYEYFTEVASSYREAENLVTRKYGGKATITQRRQRQIGGFLGLFRKDAVEVSGFVALEPLGVSRRTSPSRNAAAQGYPYGASPSGATESKLNETALRSRAASANGPNGGKGAGLDAAKQQLLKAAGMNDSVTMTRILAELKNLRDDVTSVTKQQGEQQNGGSESEHQSIAAVRELLDENEFSAKYIEYILKRCRSLSIEDLDDPDLVQERVLEWIGESIGIHEDSPKTRPRVVVLVGPTGVGKTTTIAKLAAQYHLGKIGGAKQTVRILTIDNYRIGAKKQIETYGEIMNIPVEAAESPDDLKKWLDIYHDVDMIFIDTIGRSPNEFETLGKMNTLLQACGAQAEVHLALSACTRSSDIKRIMQQFEPFNYQSVVVTKTDETTSLGTVISSLWEKNKEVSFITYGQSVPHDLKTADTKQFLLRLAGFRIDRQRLDEEYRKVKVE, from the coding sequence ATGAGTTACGAATATTTTACTGAAGTCGCTTCCTCATACAGGGAAGCGGAAAACCTTGTTACCCGGAAGTACGGGGGCAAGGCCACGATCACACAACGCAGACAGAGGCAAATCGGCGGCTTTCTCGGGCTGTTCCGAAAGGATGCCGTGGAGGTCAGCGGGTTTGTAGCCCTGGAACCCCTGGGCGTATCCCGCCGTACTTCGCCGTCCAGAAATGCCGCAGCTCAGGGATACCCCTACGGGGCCTCCCCATCGGGTGCAACAGAGAGCAAACTCAACGAAACCGCATTACGCAGCCGGGCGGCATCTGCCAACGGTCCCAACGGCGGGAAAGGTGCAGGGCTGGATGCAGCCAAGCAGCAGCTGCTGAAGGCCGCCGGAATGAACGATTCGGTGACCATGACCCGAATTCTCGCTGAACTGAAAAACCTCCGTGATGATGTCACCTCAGTGACAAAACAGCAGGGCGAACAGCAAAACGGCGGGAGCGAATCGGAACATCAGTCAATCGCCGCTGTGAGGGAACTCCTTGATGAAAATGAATTCAGTGCCAAGTACATAGAATATATACTGAAAAGATGCCGGAGCCTCTCCATAGAAGATCTGGATGACCCTGACCTGGTTCAGGAGCGGGTGCTGGAGTGGATCGGCGAAAGCATCGGGATTCATGAAGACAGCCCGAAAACCCGACCAAGGGTGGTGGTGCTGGTGGGGCCAACCGGAGTGGGAAAAACCACCACCATTGCCAAGCTTGCAGCACAGTATCATCTTGGGAAAATCGGCGGGGCAAAGCAGACGGTGCGGATTCTCACTATAGATAACTACCGGATCGGAGCAAAAAAGCAGATCGAAACCTACGGTGAAATCATGAATATTCCCGTGGAGGCCGCAGAATCGCCGGATGATCTGAAAAAGTGGCTGGATATATATCATGACGTGGACATGATATTTATCGACACCATCGGCCGCAGCCCCAACGAGTTTGAAACCCTCGGGAAAATGAACACTCTTCTTCAGGCCTGCGGTGCACAGGCTGAAGTTCATCTGGCCCTCAGTGCCTGCACCAGGAGTTCGGACATCAAGCGAATCATGCAGCAGTTCGAACCATTCAATTATCAATCAGTGGTGGTTACAAAAACCGATGAAACCACAAGTCTTGGAACGGTTATCAGCAGCCTGTGGGAGAAAAACAAGGAAGTGAGTTTTATCACTTACGGCCAGTCAGTCCCCCATGATTTAAAGACAGCCGATACGAAACAGTTCCTCCTCAGACTTGCCGGTTTTCGAATTGACCGGCAGCGGCTGGATGAAGAATACAGAAAGGTTAAGGTGGAGTAG
- a CDS encoding MinD/ParA family protein, with amino-acid sequence MADQAEALREIMQGNSQLANSKTRIITVASGKGGVGKTNISTNLAIAYGKLGKRVVLMDADLGLANVNVVLGIIPKYNLYHLIRKQKTMKDILMDTQYGIQLVAGASGFSKLANLSEEERNNFIKELTELSSADVIIIDASAGVNNNVLSFIAAADDAIIVTTPEPTAITDAYGIIKIIATEIDNLGLSLKLIVNRVSSVTEGKKVAERVTNIASQFLNLKVDYLGYVFEDTAVRDAVKKQKPFSILEPRSKASACVQQLVSRLEKIEYREGGGLGNFLKKLFSR; translated from the coding sequence ATGGCTGATCAGGCAGAAGCATTACGGGAGATTATGCAGGGGAATTCTCAGCTGGCGAATTCCAAAACACGGATTATCACCGTCGCCAGCGGCAAAGGCGGGGTGGGGAAAACGAACATATCCACTAACCTGGCCATTGCCTACGGCAAGCTGGGGAAACGGGTGGTGCTTATGGACGCCGACCTCGGTCTGGCCAACGTAAATGTTGTTCTGGGGATCATTCCCAAGTACAACCTGTATCACCTTATCCGGAAACAGAAAACCATGAAGGATATCCTCATGGATACCCAGTACGGCATCCAGCTGGTCGCCGGGGCCAGCGGGTTCAGCAAACTGGCGAATCTTTCAGAGGAAGAGCGGAACAACTTCATTAAGGAGCTCACCGAGCTCAGCTCTGCAGATGTGATCATTATCGATGCAAGTGCCGGTGTAAACAATAACGTTCTTTCGTTTATTGCTGCAGCGGATGATGCAATTATTGTTACCACTCCCGAACCTACGGCTATTACCGACGCATACGGCATCATCAAAATTATCGCCACTGAGATCGATAATCTGGGGCTCAGCCTGAAACTGATTGTGAACCGGGTGTCCAGCGTTACTGAAGGAAAAAAAGTAGCCGAGAGGGTCACCAATATCGCCTCACAGTTTTTAAATCTCAAGGTGGATTATCTGGGATACGTTTTTGAAGACACGGCGGTACGGGATGCGGTGAAGAAACAGAAACCCTTCTCAATTCTGGAACCACGTTCCAAGGCAAGTGCATGTGTTCAGCAGCTGGTGAGCCGGCTGGAAAAGATTGAATATCGGGAAGGCGGCGGTCTGGGCAACTTCCTGAAGAAATTGTTCAGCAGATAA
- the whiG gene encoding RNA polymerase sigma factor WhiG, whose product MAEKTYTEQDELRLWKEYKETGNPDIRDRMVKQYAPLVKYVAGKVAVGMPQNVEFDDLVGYGVFGLFDAIEKFDPDKHVKFKTYAVTRIRGAIFDELRAIDWVPRSVRQKSREIEDTIRRLEASLGRSASDAEIAKEMGMSDKEYEKTMLRVSGTSILSLNDVWYTGEDNDKVSIADSIESPDNFNPDNIVEKEEVKRVIIQSIQELPEKEKTVLVLYYYEDLTLKEIGKVLEVTESRISQLHTKAIMRLRAKLTNIKKGIF is encoded by the coding sequence ATGGCTGAGAAAACCTATACGGAACAGGATGAGTTGCGCCTCTGGAAAGAGTATAAGGAAACCGGAAACCCCGATATTCGGGACAGAATGGTGAAGCAATATGCGCCCCTTGTAAAATATGTTGCCGGCAAGGTTGCCGTGGGAATGCCCCAGAATGTGGAGTTCGACGATCTGGTGGGATACGGCGTGTTCGGACTCTTTGACGCCATTGAAAAATTCGATCCGGACAAGCACGTAAAATTCAAAACATATGCGGTTACCCGTATCCGGGGTGCAATATTCGATGAACTTCGGGCGATAGACTGGGTACCCCGCTCGGTACGCCAGAAATCCCGGGAAATAGAGGATACCATCCGCCGACTGGAAGCCAGTCTCGGCAGGTCAGCCAGTGATGCGGAAATTGCCAAGGAAATGGGCATGAGCGACAAGGAGTATGAGAAAACCATGCTCCGGGTCAGCGGAACCAGCATTTTGAGCCTCAACGACGTGTGGTATACCGGCGAAGATAACGACAAAGTATCAATCGCTGACAGTATCGAAAGCCCCGATAACTTCAACCCCGATAATATCGTGGAAAAGGAAGAAGTGAAGCGGGTTATCATCCAATCCATACAGGAACTTCCTGAAAAGGAAAAAACCGTGCTGGTTCTCTACTACTATGAAGATCTTACGTTGAAAGAAATCGGGAAGGTGCTTGAAGTCACCGAATCAAGAATCAGTCAGCTCCATACCAAAGCGATTATGCGGCTGAGAGCCAAACTCACAAATATTAAGAAAGGGATATTCTAA
- a CDS encoding FapA family protein — protein sequence MPDLKQIQDYMRQQLEAGKRARYVNVSGNSLEEALHQASIELGIPVKKIEYEILDQGSKGMLGVGKKPCLILAYPASSPETSGEDQTFPSNFDISFEISANKDGKVFVRRNEDGVYMKVSAPEGDGVRVTEKSAMDILVHKQVAGVDKSMVSKVVKKADNIFVKIADLRHDPTQDAILTFELQEMEMQAYINIRPPGEQGVDPDRDSILGFLQSNGVVYGYLDDSIKELADNPVYGQPVLVAQGDKPKNGEDGKVVYNFETDTNSIRLKEIDGKVDYKELNKINNVVAGQVLAKLKKPTKGEAGQTVTGKLLPARSGKPVEMEVGNNVRLSDDGTTALAEKNGQVILINGKVSVEPIYVVNNGVDLKTGNILFLGTVLVNGNVEDGFSVKAAGNIEITGSVGKCELDAEGDIIIRQGMNGRESGSIQAGGNIYAKFIQNTNVEASGMVVVSDGIINSHVSSDKKILCKGKRASIVGGTLTAAEEINAKSMGSVANVETQLEVGFDPKSKEKLDALVHEQKDVENRLEELSKDLNILEKNIKTKKNLPEDRKEKYKLFKQEQMDLQTRLAEIEDERNDVNSYLAELKANGKISASGTVFAGVKVNIKDAYLDVRNEFKSVTFVNENGMVKVTKYEEIEEDLTIKPKGG from the coding sequence ATGCCTGACCTGAAACAGATACAGGATTATATGCGGCAGCAGCTTGAAGCTGGCAAACGGGCCCGCTATGTGAATGTTTCAGGTAACAGTCTGGAGGAAGCTCTTCACCAGGCATCCATTGAGCTGGGTATCCCTGTAAAAAAAATAGAATATGAAATTCTTGACCAGGGCTCCAAAGGAATGCTCGGAGTGGGAAAAAAGCCCTGTCTTATATTGGCCTATCCGGCCAGCAGCCCCGAAACAAGCGGGGAAGACCAGACCTTCCCCAGCAATTTTGATATCAGTTTCGAAATAAGCGCCAACAAAGACGGTAAAGTTTTTGTCCGCCGGAATGAAGACGGCGTATACATGAAAGTGAGCGCTCCCGAGGGCGACGGAGTACGTGTCACCGAAAAATCAGCCATGGATATTCTGGTGCATAAACAGGTGGCCGGCGTAGACAAAAGCATGGTCAGCAAGGTTGTGAAAAAGGCTGATAACATTTTCGTGAAAATTGCAGATCTCCGGCATGATCCCACACAGGATGCAATTCTCACCTTCGAACTCCAGGAAATGGAGATGCAGGCGTACATCAATATCCGCCCCCCCGGTGAACAGGGGGTAGATCCCGATAGAGACTCAATCCTCGGCTTTCTCCAATCCAATGGGGTGGTATACGGCTATCTGGATGATAGCATCAAAGAACTGGCTGATAATCCCGTATACGGTCAACCGGTACTTGTAGCGCAGGGTGATAAACCCAAAAATGGTGAAGACGGAAAAGTAGTTTATAATTTTGAGACAGACACCAACAGTATCCGCCTCAAGGAAATTGATGGAAAAGTTGATTATAAAGAGCTGAATAAAATCAACAACGTGGTGGCAGGCCAGGTTCTTGCAAAACTGAAAAAACCCACCAAAGGTGAAGCAGGGCAAACCGTCACCGGTAAACTGCTTCCCGCCCGTTCCGGGAAACCTGTTGAAATGGAAGTGGGCAATAACGTTCGCCTCAGCGATGACGGCACAACCGCACTTGCCGAAAAGAACGGTCAGGTAATCCTCATAAACGGCAAGGTAAGTGTGGAACCCATTTACGTTGTAAACAACGGTGTTGATTTGAAGACCGGAAACATTCTGTTTCTCGGCACCGTACTGGTAAATGGAAATGTGGAAGACGGGTTTTCTGTGAAAGCAGCCGGCAATATTGAGATTACCGGTTCCGTAGGAAAATGTGAGCTGGATGCCGAAGGTGATATTATTATCCGACAGGGCATGAACGGCAGGGAAAGCGGTTCGATTCAGGCCGGTGGAAACATCTATGCCAAATTCATTCAGAATACCAATGTTGAGGCTTCCGGAATGGTGGTGGTCAGCGACGGGATTATCAACAGCCACGTTTCAAGCGACAAGAAAATTCTCTGTAAAGGTAAACGTGCAAGCATAGTCGGAGGAACTCTCACCGCCGCTGAAGAAATCAATGCCAAAAGCATGGGCTCCGTGGCCAATGTGGAGACCCAGCTGGAAGTCGGGTTTGATCCCAAAAGCAAAGAAAAACTGGATGCTCTGGTCCACGAGCAGAAAGATGTTGAGAACAGACTTGAAGAATTGTCCAAGGATCTGAATATCCTGGAAAAAAATATCAAAACAAAGAAAAATCTGCCAGAGGATCGGAAAGAAAAGTATAAGCTGTTCAAGCAGGAGCAGATGGATCTTCAGACCCGGCTTGCAGAAATTGAAGATGAGCGAAATGACGTTAACTCCTATCTGGCGGAGTTGAAAGCCAATGGAAAAATATCGGCCTCAGGTACGGTTTTTGCTGGTGTTAAAGTGAATATTAAGGATGCTTACCTGGATGTCCGGAACGAATTCAAGTCTGTTACATTTGTAAATGAAAACGGAATGGTCAAAGTCACCAAGTACGAAGAAATTGAGGAGGACTTGACCATTAAACCCAAGGGAGGCTGA